One part of the Bacillus sp. FJAT-45350 genome encodes these proteins:
- the comGD gene encoding competence type IV pilus minor pilin ComGD: MQKGYTLFEVIIVLSIISIISTISVLSLQAISDKKEQRLLAQLTNDLYLCQQMALSNAQSTNCLFINTPTPTFLIRQAGRIEFIREYGEHVFFQAGTMGLAEVIYNTKGNISKSGTMYVSFNGNRYSIVFLLGRGRFYVSS; this comes from the coding sequence ATGCAAAAAGGATATACTCTTTTTGAAGTTATTATTGTGTTATCAATCATCTCTATAATTAGTACGATTAGTGTACTATCTCTTCAAGCAATTTCAGACAAGAAAGAACAACGATTGCTTGCACAACTTACAAATGACCTTTACCTTTGTCAGCAAATGGCTCTTTCTAACGCTCAAAGTACAAATTGCCTCTTTATTAACACTCCAACTCCAACTTTCCTTATTAGACAGGCTGGTAGAATTGAATTTATTCGAGAATATGGTGAACATGTTTTCTTTCAAGCAGGAACAATGGGATTAGCAGAAGTTATTTACAATACGAAGGGAAACATTAGTAAATCAGGAACGATGTATGTCAGCTTTAATGGAAATAGGTATTCAATTGTATTTTTATTAGGGCGTGGTAGATTTTATGTTTCATCATAA
- the thiO gene encoding glycine oxidase ThiO, translating to MGERIIVLGGGIVGLASAFECQRRGFDVTLVEKVKCGGQASGAAAGMLAPYSEIGEDPDDFFRLCLESLNLYPKWQEEVKHVSKLDFEFSNSGSLHCVYHEADLLALETRQQWQGQFGAKAEILEGERLFSLEPELSRDIIAAMHYPQESHVFAPDYVKALEEGCRNLGVEIFDELEEVYIESWKEDVQLKSKDGQVFKGDKLIVSNGAWAKELEDVFGLNIPVYPIRGQICAYEIPVGKVEHIIYTSQGYLVPKANGTLVNGASEDIAGFNTTVTEKGINRLTNWNKNVFPFLAKENPFHTWAGLRPATQDGFPLIGKLEGAPHIIFATGHYRNGILLSAVTGTIVADLLDGKPDRVPLTLFKPERFS from the coding sequence ATGGGAGAACGTATTATCGTTTTAGGAGGAGGCATTGTTGGACTTGCGTCTGCATTCGAATGCCAAAGACGAGGGTTTGATGTCACTTTAGTTGAAAAAGTCAAATGTGGTGGACAAGCTTCAGGAGCGGCAGCTGGTATGCTTGCTCCTTATTCTGAAATTGGTGAAGATCCCGATGACTTTTTTCGCCTTTGTTTAGAAAGTTTAAACCTCTATCCTAAGTGGCAAGAGGAAGTTAAACATGTTTCGAAGCTAGACTTTGAATTTAGTAATTCTGGGAGCTTGCATTGTGTTTACCATGAAGCTGATTTGCTTGCACTTGAAACGAGACAGCAATGGCAAGGACAGTTTGGTGCAAAGGCTGAAATACTAGAAGGGGAACGACTCTTTTCATTAGAACCAGAGCTTTCTCGAGATATAATTGCAGCTATGCATTATCCACAAGAGAGTCATGTGTTTGCGCCAGATTATGTGAAGGCACTTGAAGAAGGTTGTAGAAATCTTGGAGTAGAAATTTTTGATGAGCTTGAAGAAGTGTATATTGAAAGTTGGAAAGAGGACGTTCAGCTAAAATCAAAGGACGGACAAGTATTTAAAGGAGACAAATTAATTGTCAGTAATGGAGCCTGGGCTAAAGAACTTGAGGATGTGTTTGGTTTAAATATCCCTGTTTATCCAATTCGTGGACAAATTTGCGCCTATGAAATTCCAGTTGGAAAAGTGGAGCATATCATTTATACAAGTCAAGGATACCTTGTCCCTAAAGCAAATGGAACACTTGTGAACGGGGCTTCAGAAGATATCGCAGGATTTAATACAACAGTGACTGAAAAGGGAATCAATCGTTTAACGAATTGGAATAAAAATGTCTTCCCTTTTCTAGCAAAAGAAAATCCTTTCCATACTTGGGCTGGATTACGTCCAGCAACTCAAGATGGGTTCCCTCTTATTGGAAAACTAGAAGGAGCTCCACACATTATTTTTGCAACAGGGCATTATCGTAACGGTATCTTATTAAGTGCAGTTACAGGAACAATTGTGGCGGATCTACTAGATGGTAAGCCAGACAGAGTTCCGTTAACATTATTTAAGCCAGAACGGTTTAGCTAA
- the thiD gene encoding bifunctional hydroxymethylpyrimidine kinase/phosphomethylpyrimidine kinase encodes MYKALTIAGSDSGGGAGIQADLKTFQELDVFGMTAITALTAQNTLGVHGVYPQPIEAIEAQIDAVLSDIGTDAVKTGMLFSAEIIKLVAKKLNEYNVKNIVVDPVMIAKGGAPLLQEEAVSALISDLLPIATVITPNLPEAATILGVKEMETLEEMEEAAKGIHKLGADYVILKGGHLEDDMAIDLLYDGEKMFPLESIRINTKHTHGTGCTFAAAIAAELAKGESIHSAVQTAKEFITSAISNSLAIGKGIGPTNHGAFQKSKK; translated from the coding sequence ATGTATAAGGCTCTTACAATAGCTGGATCTGATAGTGGTGGAGGAGCAGGCATTCAAGCAGACTTGAAAACATTTCAAGAATTAGATGTCTTTGGTATGACTGCAATAACAGCATTAACAGCTCAGAACACACTAGGTGTACACGGAGTTTATCCGCAACCGATAGAAGCAATTGAAGCTCAAATAGATGCAGTGTTATCTGATATTGGAACAGATGCTGTTAAAACAGGGATGCTTTTTTCTGCAGAGATTATTAAGCTAGTGGCAAAAAAGCTTAATGAATATAATGTGAAAAATATCGTTGTAGACCCTGTAATGATTGCCAAAGGTGGTGCGCCACTTTTGCAAGAAGAGGCTGTATCAGCTTTAATTAGTGATTTACTTCCGATTGCAACAGTGATTACACCTAATTTACCAGAAGCTGCTACCATATTAGGTGTTAAAGAAATGGAAACATTAGAAGAGATGGAAGAGGCTGCAAAAGGAATTCATAAGTTAGGTGCTGATTATGTAATCTTAAAGGGTGGACATTTAGAAGATGATATGGCAATAGATCTGCTTTATGATGGTGAAAAAATGTTCCCTTTAGAGTCGATTCGTATTAATACGAAACATACCCATGGTACTGGATGTACATTTGCGGCGGCGATTGCAGCAGAGCTTGCAAAGGGAGAATCGATTCATTCTGCAGTACAGACAGCGAAGGAATTTATTACTTCTGCCATTTCTAATTCATTAGCAATCGGAAAAGGGATTGGTCCGACAAATCATGGGGCTTTTCAAAAGTCCAAAAAATAG
- the thiE gene encoding thiamine phosphate synthase, giving the protein MKDFKLYAITGEEFHPGRDLLTVMEEAILGGVDIIQLRDKYSSKRDVLKKAQVLRELTKKYGVTFIVNDHIDVALAVDADGIHLGQDDIPLAEARRIMGNKIIGISTHAIEEALEAEKGGADYIGVGPVFPTKSKVDVVDPVTTEYVKQVAKEIKIPFVAIGGIKLHNVDQVLAAGASRICAVSEIVGAEDIKSTCESFLSKINSEAK; this is encoded by the coding sequence ATGAAGGATTTTAAGTTATATGCCATTACAGGTGAAGAATTTCATCCTGGACGAGACTTACTAACTGTTATGGAAGAAGCTATATTAGGTGGAGTTGATATTATTCAGCTTCGTGATAAATATAGTAGTAAGCGAGATGTACTAAAAAAAGCACAAGTATTGAGAGAGCTAACAAAAAAATATGGTGTTACTTTTATTGTAAATGATCATATAGATGTAGCTTTAGCTGTGGATGCTGACGGGATACATTTAGGACAAGACGATATTCCATTAGCTGAAGCAAGAAGAATTATGGGGAACAAAATAATTGGAATTTCTACACATGCGATTGAAGAAGCACTAGAAGCAGAAAAGGGCGGGGCTGATTATATCGGTGTTGGACCAGTATTCCCAACCAAAAGTAAGGTAGATGTAGTTGATCCAGTAACAACAGAGTATGTAAAGCAAGTGGCAAAGGAAATCAAAATTCCGTTTGTAGCTATTGGTGGCATTAAGCTTCATAATGTAGACCAGGTATTAGCTGCGGGAGCAAGTAGAATTTGTGCTGTAAGTGAGATAGTAGGAGCAGAGGATATTAAAAGTACTTGTGAATCATTTTTATCGAAAATTAACAGCGAGGCGAAATAA
- the comGB gene encoding competence type IV pilus assembly protein ComGB: MRKDKWKSSAKALFLKRLGVLLEQGYTITSGIELLSFQEKKVVKEQLFFILDELKEGIAVHKALETINIPKDIAAFLYFSERNSDLARGMKRAGDIYLKRETIKEKLLKLLRYPLFLLWIVIAISIVMVQYLFPHFQSLFHTVDNELPLITLFVLGFIEHIPILVIIIIVTLFVILVLYMKYFRELSPHKKMSIFLKIPVVNQFVTLFITYYFSLQLSGLLKGGMSIYDSLSVFEEQDNLLFYKNEAEEVKLLLHQGENLSDVMSKRGYYQKELALVIQHGQDKGQLDLELFHYSELLYSAIEEKLNKLLIIIQPSLFLIIGILVLSMFLSVLLPVFELINSLD; encoded by the coding sequence ATGAGAAAAGATAAGTGGAAAAGCTCAGCTAAAGCATTGTTTCTCAAGCGACTAGGGGTATTATTGGAGCAAGGATACACGATTACATCTGGGATTGAACTCCTAAGCTTTCAAGAAAAGAAAGTAGTGAAGGAGCAATTATTCTTTATATTAGATGAACTTAAAGAAGGTATTGCTGTTCATAAAGCTTTAGAAACAATAAATATACCTAAAGATATTGCTGCGTTTTTGTATTTTTCTGAACGAAATAGTGATTTAGCTCGTGGTATGAAAAGAGCAGGAGATATTTATCTAAAACGCGAAACGATAAAAGAAAAACTACTAAAGCTCCTACGTTACCCTTTATTTTTATTGTGGATTGTTATTGCCATTTCGATTGTAATGGTCCAATATCTTTTTCCACATTTTCAATCTCTTTTCCACACAGTTGATAATGAGCTTCCACTGATTACATTATTTGTTCTAGGCTTTATCGAACATATACCGATTCTAGTCATTATTATTATTGTCACATTGTTTGTTATACTAGTCCTCTATATGAAATACTTCCGTGAATTATCTCCTCATAAGAAAATGTCAATATTTTTAAAAATTCCAGTTGTAAATCAATTTGTTACCTTATTCATAACTTATTATTTTAGCTTACAATTAAGTGGTTTATTAAAGGGTGGGATGTCAATCTACGACTCACTATCAGTATTTGAAGAACAAGATAACTTATTATTTTATAAAAATGAAGCAGAGGAAGTTAAATTACTGTTACATCAAGGGGAGAATCTTTCCGATGTAATGAGTAAAAGAGGCTATTACCAAAAAGAACTGGCATTAGTAATCCAACATGGACAAGATAAGGGGCAGCTAGACTTAGAGTTATTTCATTACAGTGAATTACTTTATAGTGCAATAGAGGAGAAACTTAATAAACTACTCATTATTATTCAACCTAGCTTGTTTCTTATTATTGGTATACTAGTATTGAGTATGTTTTTGTCAGTCTTATTACCAGTATTTGAATTAATTAATTCCTTAGATTAA
- a CDS encoding ROK family glucokinase — protein sequence MVEQWLAGVDIGGTSIKVAFVNKYGDIIKKWEIRTNTSEEGKFITTEITKSIDKHLDELGETKEKLRGIGLGAPGFINMETGYIYSAVNIGWKEFPLKDRLEVESGLPVIVDNDANIAALGEMWRGAGDGSKNLLCITLGTGVGGGIIANGQIVHGVNGMAGEIGHITAVPKGGIACNCGKTGCIETIASATGLSRMATEGLNGKGTQSILKNVFTQRGRLTSKDIFEAAKQNDQWATEVIDTMAFHLGLVIANLANSLNPEKIVIGGGVSKAGALLLKPLNHYFQQFALSRVSQSFNITIATLGNDAGVIGGAWLAKETFK from the coding sequence ATGGTAGAACAGTGGTTGGCAGGAGTCGATATAGGTGGTACGTCAATTAAGGTGGCGTTTGTAAATAAATATGGCGACATTATAAAAAAATGGGAGATTCGAACGAATACATCAGAAGAAGGTAAGTTTATTACGACAGAGATTACAAAATCGATTGATAAACATCTAGATGAGCTTGGTGAAACAAAAGAAAAGCTACGAGGGATTGGGTTAGGGGCACCTGGATTTATTAATATGGAAACAGGCTATATCTATAGTGCTGTAAATATTGGTTGGAAGGAATTCCCTTTAAAGGACCGCCTTGAGGTAGAATCTGGTTTACCTGTAATCGTTGATAATGATGCCAACATTGCTGCTTTAGGTGAGATGTGGCGTGGAGCAGGAGATGGTTCGAAGAATTTATTATGCATCACACTAGGAACAGGTGTTGGTGGAGGAATCATTGCAAATGGGCAAATTGTTCATGGGGTAAACGGAATGGCTGGTGAGATAGGTCATATCACAGCCGTACCAAAGGGTGGAATAGCATGTAATTGTGGTAAAACAGGATGTATCGAAACAATTGCTTCTGCTACAGGACTATCCCGTATGGCTACGGAAGGCTTAAACGGAAAAGGAACACAAAGTATATTAAAGAATGTATTTACTCAAAGAGGAAGACTCACAAGTAAAGATATTTTTGAAGCAGCAAAACAAAATGATCAGTGGGCTACAGAAGTGATTGATACAATGGCTTTCCACTTAGGTTTAGTGATAGCTAATTTAGCTAATTCTTTAAATCCTGAAAAAATTGTAATCGGTGGAGGCGTTTCGAAGGCAGGAGCTCTTTTATTAAAACCTTTGAATCACTATTTTCAACAGTTTGCTCTTTCTAGAGTCTCACAAAGCTTTAATATTACTATAGCTACTTTAGGTAATGATGCAGGTGTTATTGGAGGAGCATGGTTGGCGAAAGAAACGTTTAAATAA
- a CDS encoding thiazole synthase: MKKDTFVIGGKELSSRFFIGTGRYPNPFVQNEAIKASGADVLTFAIRRVNLDAPDEDAILQHLEGQTFTYLPNTSGAKNAEEAIRIARLAKASGLSDWIKVEISVNEKTLLPDPIETLKATEVLANEGFVVLPYTSDDPVICKRLEEAGAAAVMPGGAPIGTGLGILNPYNLGLIVEEANVPIIVDAGLGSASDITQAMELGVDGVLMNTPVAKAKDPVKMALAMKYAIEAGRLSYLAGRIPKKKYATASSGFESYISK; encoded by the coding sequence ATGAAAAAAGATACGTTTGTTATTGGAGGAAAAGAGCTTTCTTCACGTTTTTTTATTGGGACAGGACGCTACCCAAATCCATTCGTTCAAAATGAGGCAATAAAGGCATCGGGAGCTGATGTACTTACATTTGCTATTCGTCGTGTAAACCTAGATGCCCCTGATGAGGATGCGATATTACAACATTTAGAAGGTCAAACATTTACATACCTTCCAAATACGTCAGGTGCAAAAAATGCAGAAGAAGCAATTCGTATAGCTAGATTAGCAAAGGCATCAGGACTTAGTGATTGGATTAAAGTGGAGATAAGTGTGAATGAAAAAACATTACTACCAGATCCGATCGAGACACTTAAAGCAACAGAAGTATTAGCAAATGAAGGCTTTGTTGTATTACCTTATACATCAGATGATCCAGTTATTTGTAAGCGGTTGGAGGAAGCAGGAGCTGCGGCAGTGATGCCAGGTGGTGCTCCAATTGGAACTGGTCTGGGGATTCTTAACCCTTATAACCTTGGATTAATTGTTGAAGAGGCTAATGTACCAATTATCGTTGATGCTGGATTAGGTTCAGCTTCTGACATTACTCAAGCAATGGAACTTGGAGTAGATGGTGTTTTAATGAATACACCTGTAGCAAAAGCAAAGGATCCTGTAAAAATGGCATTAGCGATGAAATATGCGATAGAAGCAGGACGACTTTCTTATTTAGCAGGACGTATCCCAAAGAAAAAGTATGCGACAGCTAGTAGTGGATTTGAATCATATATCTCAAAATAA
- the comGC gene encoding competence type IV pilus major pilin ComGC → MLKNDSGFTLIEMMIVLMIISILLLIAVPNMTKNNTVASSKGCDATVDLLQAQVGAYEIETGESPANLQVLKEKGYVDRIECSDKTQLKLEGGIVKRVSE, encoded by the coding sequence ATGTTAAAAAATGATAGTGGATTTACGTTAATTGAGATGATGATCGTTTTAATGATAATCTCTATTTTATTGCTTATCGCTGTCCCTAATATGACCAAAAATAACACGGTAGCAAGTTCTAAGGGATGTGATGCTACAGTTGACTTACTTCAAGCTCAAGTTGGAGCTTATGAAATTGAAACCGGTGAGTCGCCTGCGAATCTTCAAGTGTTAAAAGAAAAAGGATATGTAGATCGCATTGAATGCTCAGATAAAACACAATTAAAGCTGGAAGGCGGAATTGTGAAACGAGTTAGCGAATAA
- the aspA gene encoding aspartate ammonia-lyase, protein MANYRVERDLLGEKEVPADAYYGIQTMRAKENFPITGYPPHEELIRAFGFVKKAAALANKDVGVLNDKIAEAIASASEEVVEGKYNDHFIVDAIQGGAGTSFNMNANEVIANRAIELLGGKKGEYVKVSPNTHVNMAQSTNDAFPTAIHIACLNLAKGLTKALEQLIEAMKEKEKEFDDVIKMGRTHLQDAVPIRLGQEFGAYRRVLTRDLSRLNGSLSHLYEINMGATAVGTGLNAKTDYIKKVSKYLSEITEMPFKTAEDLVDATQNTDAYTELSSALKIMAINLSKIANDLRLMSSGPRTGLNEINLPARQPGSSIMPGKVNPVMCEVINQISFQVIGNDHTISMASEAGQLELNVMEPVLVFNLLQSLSILQNGIGVFRKYAIEGLTANIEHCRNMVERSVGIITAINPHVGYEVATRIAKEAIQTDRPVREICLERGILSEEELNVILDPKEMTNPGIAGAKYIYN, encoded by the coding sequence ATGGCGAACTATCGTGTTGAACGAGATTTATTAGGTGAAAAAGAGGTTCCAGCTGATGCTTATTATGGAATCCAGACGATGCGTGCAAAAGAGAATTTTCCAATTACAGGCTATCCACCACATGAAGAATTAATTAGAGCTTTCGGGTTTGTAAAAAAGGCTGCTGCATTAGCGAACAAAGATGTTGGAGTATTAAATGATAAAATTGCAGAAGCGATTGCTAGTGCATCAGAGGAAGTAGTAGAAGGGAAATACAATGACCATTTTATTGTCGATGCAATTCAAGGTGGAGCAGGTACTTCTTTTAATATGAATGCTAATGAAGTAATTGCCAATCGTGCAATTGAATTATTGGGTGGTAAGAAGGGTGAGTATGTGAAGGTCAGTCCAAATACTCATGTAAATATGGCCCAATCGACGAATGATGCCTTTCCGACAGCGATTCATATTGCATGCTTAAATTTAGCTAAAGGCTTAACAAAAGCACTTGAACAACTAATAGAAGCGATGAAGGAAAAAGAGAAAGAATTTGATGATGTTATTAAAATGGGTAGAACTCATTTACAGGATGCTGTTCCAATTCGCTTAGGTCAAGAATTCGGTGCGTATCGCCGAGTGTTAACTCGAGACCTAAGTAGATTAAACGGCTCGTTAAGTCATCTATATGAAATTAATATGGGTGCGACAGCTGTAGGTACTGGATTAAATGCAAAAACGGATTATATCAAAAAAGTGTCAAAATACCTGTCTGAAATAACTGAAATGCCTTTTAAAACAGCAGAGGATTTAGTAGATGCTACTCAAAATACAGATGCTTATACAGAGCTTTCAAGCGCCTTGAAAATCATGGCAATTAACTTATCAAAAATTGCAAATGACTTACGTCTAATGAGTTCAGGTCCGAGAACTGGTTTAAATGAAATCAATTTACCAGCTAGACAGCCTGGTTCATCAATCATGCCAGGTAAAGTAAATCCAGTTATGTGTGAGGTCATTAATCAAATTTCATTCCAAGTCATTGGAAATGATCACACGATAAGCATGGCATCAGAAGCAGGTCAATTAGAATTAAACGTAATGGAGCCAGTGTTAGTTTTCAATCTCCTTCAATCACTATCAATATTGCAAAACGGAATTGGTGTATTCCGAAAATACGCAATTGAAGGCTTAACTGCAAATATTGAGCATTGCAGAAACATGGTTGAAAGAAGTGTTGGGATCATTACAGCAATTAACCCTCACGTTGGTTATGAAGTAGCAACAAGAATTGCGAAAGAAGCAATTCAAACAGACAGACCGGTAAGGGAAATATGCTTAGAACGTGGTATTTTATCAGAGGAAGAGTTAAATGTAATATTAGACCCGAAAGAAATGACAAATCCAGGTATAGCTGGGGCAAAATATATTTATAACTAG
- the thiS gene encoding sulfur carrier protein ThiS codes for MELIINGEVENIDVTTLDEVVKHYGLEQNLVVTEVNGSIIDRSQWESTSVEPGMKIELVHFVGGG; via the coding sequence ATGGAATTAATCATAAATGGTGAAGTCGAAAACATAGATGTAACAACATTAGATGAGGTAGTAAAGCATTATGGGTTAGAACAAAACCTCGTCGTAACTGAAGTGAATGGAAGTATCATTGATAGAAGCCAGTGGGAATCAACTAGTGTAGAGCCTGGAATGAAAATTGAACTGGTGCATTTCGTAGGAGGAGGGTGA
- the comGF gene encoding competence type IV pilus minor pilin ComGF, translating to MNTKGFTLIETIISFSIFLLVISLLPLFINALSNDASTPQKFEFTLFCNQLSMDIREASSIHLTGTTLYLYKPSGATVSIEKFGNLIRRRLNGTGHDVLLREVMHVRYEVSNCSVLVTVVDNHNVEYRKFISMSYVLCGVIDTE from the coding sequence ATGAACACGAAGGGATTTACCCTTATAGAAACTATTATTTCTTTCTCGATATTTCTTCTTGTAATATCCTTGCTCCCCCTATTCATTAATGCATTATCTAATGATGCATCCACTCCTCAAAAATTTGAATTCACTTTATTTTGCAATCAGCTTTCGATGGACATTCGTGAAGCAAGTTCAATTCATCTTACTGGAACTACTCTTTATCTATATAAACCAAGCGGCGCAACAGTTTCAATTGAAAAATTCGGAAATTTAATCAGAAGAAGACTGAATGGGACAGGCCATGATGTTTTATTACGGGAAGTGATGCATGTGCGCTATGAAGTATCTAACTGCTCGGTTCTGGTCACAGTAGTTGATAATCATAACGTTGAGTACAGAAAATTTATAAGTATGTCATATGTTTTGTGCGGGGTGATAGATACTGAATAA
- the comGA gene encoding competence type IV pilus ATPase ComGA, translating to MLHIEQKSKLLIQQAYDRQATDIHIVPRRKDALIRLRINQQLLEYEIVTKSSCEKLISHFKFRAGMDIGEKRRPQSGSMDFINHNCHLHLRISSIPTPFQESLAIRILPQEQTLSLKALSLFPKHTNQLFSFLKRANGLLLLTGPTGSGKTTTLYSLLHSIKELFPRNIITIEDPIEKKTDDFLQIEINEKAGITYTEALRSILRHDPDIIMIGEIRDAKTAELAVRSALTGHLVLATLHAKDTIGALHRLTDLNIPLIDLEQTLLAVVSQRLVNVTCPYCGGSCHPLCIQLIKKNRYSLYEILAGDALKSRFDLLNGNIGEQIPYDTLEKGIKRGIALGFLHQSYYEKYIGEKNEKR from the coding sequence TTGCTCCATATTGAACAAAAAAGTAAACTCCTTATTCAACAGGCGTATGATAGGCAAGCAACTGATATTCATATCGTTCCAAGAAGAAAAGATGCACTCATACGGCTTCGCATCAATCAGCAATTACTTGAATATGAAATAGTAACTAAAAGTTCCTGTGAAAAACTCATCAGTCATTTCAAATTTCGTGCAGGAATGGATATCGGTGAAAAAAGAAGACCCCAAAGTGGCTCAATGGACTTTATCAACCATAATTGTCACTTACACCTCCGTATTTCCTCTATCCCAACACCTTTTCAAGAAAGCCTAGCTATTCGTATTCTTCCTCAAGAACAAACTTTATCATTAAAAGCGCTATCTTTGTTTCCAAAGCATACAAATCAATTGTTCTCATTTTTAAAGCGTGCAAATGGTTTACTCTTATTAACTGGACCAACTGGTTCGGGTAAAACAACCACTTTATACTCTCTCCTTCATTCAATAAAAGAATTGTTTCCGAGAAATATAATTACAATTGAAGACCCAATAGAAAAAAAGACAGATGATTTTTTACAAATTGAGATAAACGAAAAAGCAGGTATTACATATACCGAAGCTTTACGATCTATTTTAAGGCATGACCCTGATATTATTATGATTGGTGAAATACGTGACGCAAAAACAGCTGAACTAGCAGTAAGATCGGCGCTCACTGGCCATCTTGTCTTAGCTACCTTACATGCAAAGGATACAATTGGTGCTCTACACAGATTAACGGACCTTAACATACCCTTAATTGATTTAGAGCAAACATTATTAGCGGTCGTTTCCCAGCGTCTCGTAAATGTAACGTGTCCTTATTGTGGAGGGAGCTGTCATCCACTCTGTATCCAATTAATAAAGAAAAATCGTTATTCCTTATACGAGATTTTAGCAGGTGATGCACTAAAGTCCAGATTTGATTTGCTCAATGGGAATATTGGTGAGCAAATTCCATACGACACCTTAGAAAAAGGAATCAAACGGGGAATTGCTTTAGGGTTTCTTCATCAAAGTTACTATGAGAAATATATAGGTGAAAAAAATGAGAAAAGATAA
- a CDS encoding MTH1187 family thiamine-binding protein produces MAIVDITIIPIGTNTPSVSDYVADIHKVLESYQDKITYRLTPMSTIIEGELPVLFEVIQAIHEAPFKAGVQRVATNIRIDDRRDKELKMDEKVATVEKKLATTTDDNAEQKSE; encoded by the coding sequence ATGGCAATTGTTGATATTACGATAATTCCAATTGGTACGAATACGCCTAGTGTTAGTGATTACGTTGCTGATATTCATAAGGTACTCGAAAGCTATCAAGACAAAATAACGTATCGTTTAACACCGATGAGTACGATTATAGAAGGAGAGCTACCTGTATTATTTGAGGTTATACAAGCTATCCATGAAGCGCCGTTTAAGGCTGGTGTTCAGCGAGTAGCAACAAATATCCGAATTGATGACCGACGTGATAAAGAATTAAAAATGGACGAGAAGGTTGCTACTGTAGAAAAGAAACTAGCAACAACAACTGATGATAACGCAGAACAGAAATCAGAGTAA
- a CDS encoding type II secretion system protein, with the protein MFHHNYQGGFSLLEVIVALSLLIMTSSVVIPILTKVYQERLTIQEEQLALEQIKIKLHEWLYNDLLSSETELENHHNTVFHFTNILRENELTVCIKWEGRNHRFYERCESAKK; encoded by the coding sequence ATGTTTCATCATAACTATCAGGGCGGTTTTTCGTTACTTGAGGTGATTGTAGCCTTATCGTTACTTATAATGACTTCAAGTGTTGTCATTCCAATATTAACAAAAGTTTATCAAGAGAGATTGACGATTCAAGAAGAACAGTTAGCATTAGAACAAATCAAAATAAAATTACATGAGTGGTTATATAATGATTTATTATCTAGTGAAACGGAGTTGGAAAATCATCATAATACTGTTTTTCACTTCACTAATATCTTGAGAGAAAATGAACTAACAGTTTGTATTAAATGGGAAGGCCGAAATCACCGCTTTTATGAGAGGTGTGAAAGTGCAAAAAAATGA
- a CDS encoding YqgQ family protein codes for MKTMYDIQQLLKQYGIFIYTRNRGNDLELMEEEIRELYTMELVDVKTYQQALLILRQEKRENTVIKGD; via the coding sequence ATGAAAACAATGTACGATATTCAACAATTATTAAAGCAGTATGGCATCTTTATTTATACGCGTAATAGAGGGAACGATTTAGAGTTAATGGAAGAAGAGATACGAGAATTGTATACGATGGAACTAGTAGATGTGAAAACGTATCAGCAAGCTTTATTAATTCTAAGACAGGAAAAAAGAGAAAATACTGTAATTAAAGGTGATTAA